The following proteins are co-located in the Fimbriiglobus ruber genome:
- a CDS encoding TIGR02996 domain-containing protein: MLDREPFLRAIFANPADDLPRLVFADWLEERGEGAWADVIRTECERARAGEIEDSERKRGFVVCDTIRVHADEIANADAFRNRACSERPEWYGATRLRITGGRVASPLVIPAILASPVVERVSELDLSGTEVALVPIDSESSEIEGVLKFVDYEVKPVVTVPVVIALSQSKEVRRLTSLDLTNNNLDNDAARALAKSSHLIRLERLLFWQGNTVRGRVWSLLVERFGKDVVQ; encoded by the coding sequence ATGCTCGACCGCGAACCCTTCCTCCGCGCGATCTTCGCGAACCCGGCCGACGACCTCCCCCGCCTCGTCTTTGCGGACTGGCTGGAGGAGCGCGGCGAGGGCGCGTGGGCCGACGTGATCCGCACGGAATGCGAACGAGCCCGCGCGGGTGAAATCGAAGACTCCGAGCGGAAGCGTGGCTTTGTGGTGTGCGATACGATCCGCGTTCACGCGGACGAGATCGCGAACGCGGACGCCTTTCGCAACCGAGCCTGTTCAGAACGCCCCGAGTGGTACGGCGCGACGAGACTGAGAATCACGGGCGGCCGAGTCGCGTCGCCGTTGGTGATTCCGGCGATTCTCGCCTCACCAGTCGTGGAACGAGTGTCTGAACTCGACCTGAGTGGGACCGAAGTGGCTTTGGTTCCCATCGACTCCGAATCGTCCGAGATTGAAGGGGTGCTGAAATTCGTCGATTACGAAGTGAAGCCGGTCGTGACGGTGCCGGTCGTGATCGCGTTGAGTCAAAGTAAAGAAGTCCGCCGGCTCACGTCGTTGGATCTGACGAACAACAACCTCGACAACGACGCCGCCCGCGCCCTCGCCAAATCGTCCCATCTCATCCGCCTGGAACGTCTCTTGTTCTGGCAGGGAAATACGGTCCGCGGCAGGGTATGGTCACTCCTCGTCGAGCGGTTCGGAAAAGACGTGGTGCAATAA
- a CDS encoding DUF58 domain-containing protein gives MASSLLQPDILARAEALGVKARQVVEGLRVGDHKSPYRGFSVEFVQHREYVPGDDIKHIDWKSYARSDRYTIKQYEQETNFIAHLVVDTSNSMRYGDGAQNKLEYAKLLTASLAYTIVHQRDSVSLRLFDSAWRGELPASSQMSHVRAVCRKLEEAKPAEKTGTGPLLEGLAERVTRRGLVFLISDCFDDVAPLIKGLQHLRFRGHEVILMHVVHKDEIEFPLDGNVRFVDLEGVEELMTRPHLLRPAYLRAFNDYLKELEKGCDGSRIEYVRMRTDRPVGVALGEYLVRRLQYA, from the coding sequence ATGGCTTCGTCCCTGCTTCAACCCGACATCCTCGCCCGCGCCGAAGCCCTGGGTGTCAAGGCCCGGCAGGTGGTCGAGGGGCTCCGCGTGGGGGACCACAAGAGCCCGTACCGCGGGTTCTCGGTCGAGTTCGTCCAGCATCGGGAATACGTCCCGGGCGACGACATCAAGCACATCGACTGGAAGAGCTACGCCCGGTCCGACCGGTACACCATCAAGCAGTACGAGCAGGAAACCAACTTCATCGCCCACCTTGTTGTGGACACGTCGAACTCGATGCGCTATGGCGACGGTGCCCAGAACAAACTCGAATACGCCAAGCTGCTGACCGCCTCCCTCGCGTACACGATCGTCCACCAGCGCGACTCGGTTTCTCTCCGGCTGTTCGATTCGGCCTGGCGGGGCGAACTGCCGGCGAGCAGCCAGATGAGCCACGTGCGGGCCGTCTGCCGTAAGCTGGAAGAAGCGAAGCCGGCCGAGAAGACCGGCACTGGTCCGCTCCTGGAAGGGTTGGCCGAACGGGTGACCCGCCGGGGCTTGGTGTTCCTGATTTCCGATTGTTTCGACGACGTAGCCCCCCTGATCAAGGGCCTTCAGCACCTGCGGTTTCGCGGCCACGAAGTCATCCTCATGCACGTCGTCCACAAAGACGAGATCGAGTTCCCGCTCGACGGCAACGTCCGGTTCGTTGACCTGGAAGGGGTCGAGGAATTGATGACGCGCCCCCACCTCCTCCGGCCGGCCTACCTCCGCGCCTTCAACGACTACCTGAAGGAACTGGAGAAAGGGTGCGACGGGAGCCGGATCGAGTACGTCCGGATGCGGACCGACAGGCCGGTCGGTGTGGCGCTGGGCGAGTACCTCGTCCGGCGCTTGCAGTACGCATAG
- a CDS encoding glutamine amidotransferase: protein MSTLAVLAFRGWIPWPVALLICVAATVAVVFVYLREAGRVPVWRRAVLASLRALALGSILFLALRPTLLTETHGKRPRPVAVLVDDSQSMLAHDPRPNFPDKWRVAVGFDKVAPDKAPPAMPSAGDLPGDLPEKPTRLELAQATLANPRLKLLEKLAAVGPLQPASFGIGRSAKDPRDPNWFKALTGQEPRTALADGVFDILKRDENELPGAIVLVTDGKENASQRGLDDLARECARLNVPLHIYGVGSSSFGQVQIREAGVPETLFVDDTVNVAVKYRVRGFKDGKVEIVVKLNGQEAARKIVDVKEGDDLREVLSFVPQQKDAQAGKQELSTTVRVLSGPDDVTDELTKSVRVVDRKMKVLLIDSIPRWDFKFLQRALLRDRRVEPKFILTEGDRRAMDAGAPFLPKFPATRQELLAYDLLILGDIPASYLSLEQQGFVREFVAEGGGLIHIAGRNNGPASFVGTPLAEVLPVEFTSVKFPIDSGTRAQPFRPDLTPAGIRSPLLSMEDDPVESLRVWRTLPEIFWAYPVTKTKPAAEVLLTHPTQRTTDNKPMPLLASHYYGKGYVMFCGFDETWRWRFNVADKYFGRFWSQAVYITGVPRTLGTKLTQLSLDNPDPQLGKTGQVYGRLFTPDLKPLNTERLEARLEKLDVGPDDKDRSAPIELRALPGQPGDFVATLPFNRVGRFALRVDNGSDPATLEYRVSLPPDHELAPGGMAEDDLRRLAEASGGKFYREEDLHTMPGSIKQKLVPFTQRDEILLWNRWALFWVIGLLSAEWFLRKFNSLS, encoded by the coding sequence ATGTCGACATTAGCCGTGCTAGCGTTCCGCGGGTGGATTCCGTGGCCGGTCGCGCTTCTGATCTGCGTCGCCGCGACCGTCGCCGTGGTCTTCGTCTACCTCCGTGAGGCGGGGCGGGTTCCGGTATGGCGCCGGGCCGTTCTCGCGAGCCTGCGCGCGCTCGCCCTCGGCAGCATTCTCTTTCTCGCCTTACGGCCCACCCTGTTGACCGAAACGCATGGCAAGCGACCCCGACCGGTCGCGGTTCTGGTCGACGATTCGCAGAGTATGTTGGCCCACGACCCGCGCCCGAACTTCCCGGACAAGTGGCGGGTGGCGGTCGGCTTCGACAAGGTCGCCCCGGACAAGGCGCCGCCCGCGATGCCGTCGGCCGGCGATCTGCCGGGCGACTTGCCCGAGAAGCCGACGCGGCTCGAACTCGCCCAGGCTACCCTCGCGAACCCGCGGCTCAAGCTCCTCGAAAAGCTGGCGGCCGTCGGTCCGCTACAGCCCGCGTCGTTCGGCATCGGGCGGTCGGCCAAGGACCCGCGCGACCCGAACTGGTTCAAGGCACTCACGGGCCAGGAACCGCGCACGGCCCTCGCCGACGGCGTCTTCGACATCCTCAAACGGGACGAGAACGAACTACCCGGGGCGATCGTGTTGGTCACGGACGGCAAGGAGAACGCCAGCCAGCGCGGGCTGGACGACCTCGCCCGCGAGTGCGCGCGGCTCAACGTCCCGCTACATATTTACGGCGTCGGCAGTTCCTCGTTCGGCCAGGTCCAGATCCGCGAGGCCGGCGTCCCGGAGACGCTGTTCGTCGACGACACGGTGAACGTGGCCGTGAAGTACCGGGTCCGCGGGTTCAAGGACGGTAAGGTCGAGATTGTCGTCAAACTGAACGGCCAGGAGGCGGCCCGCAAGATCGTCGACGTGAAGGAAGGGGACGACCTGCGCGAAGTTCTCTCGTTCGTCCCCCAGCAGAAGGACGCACAGGCCGGCAAACAGGAACTCTCGACGACCGTTCGCGTGCTGTCCGGCCCGGATGATGTTACCGACGAGCTGACGAAGTCCGTCCGCGTGGTCGATCGCAAAATGAAGGTCTTGTTGATCGATTCGATCCCGCGGTGGGATTTCAAATTCCTCCAGCGGGCTCTCCTCCGGGACCGCCGGGTCGAGCCGAAGTTCATCCTCACGGAGGGCGACCGCCGGGCGATGGACGCGGGCGCCCCCTTCCTCCCGAAATTCCCCGCCACGCGACAAGAATTACTCGCCTACGACCTTTTAATTCTCGGCGACATTCCCGCGTCTTACCTATCGCTCGAACAACAGGGCTTCGTCCGCGAGTTCGTGGCGGAGGGGGGCGGTCTCATCCACATCGCGGGCCGGAACAACGGGCCTGCGTCGTTCGTCGGCACGCCGCTCGCGGAGGTGTTGCCGGTCGAGTTCACGTCCGTCAAGTTCCCGATCGACTCGGGCACCCGCGCCCAGCCGTTCCGACCAGACCTGACGCCCGCCGGAATCCGGAGCCCGCTGCTCAGCATGGAAGACGATCCCGTCGAGAGCCTCCGCGTGTGGCGAACCCTGCCCGAAATCTTCTGGGCTTACCCCGTCACCAAGACCAAGCCGGCCGCGGAGGTCTTGCTGACCCACCCGACCCAGCGAACGACCGACAACAAGCCGATGCCGCTCCTCGCCTCGCACTACTACGGCAAGGGCTACGTGATGTTCTGCGGGTTCGACGAGACGTGGCGGTGGCGGTTCAACGTGGCGGACAAATACTTCGGCCGGTTCTGGTCCCAGGCGGTCTACATCACCGGCGTCCCGCGGACGCTCGGGACCAAACTGACCCAACTGTCGCTCGACAACCCGGACCCGCAACTCGGCAAGACCGGTCAGGTGTACGGACGGCTGTTCACACCCGACCTGAAGCCGCTGAACACCGAACGGCTCGAAGCCCGCCTCGAAAAACTGGACGTCGGCCCGGACGATAAGGACCGCTCGGCGCCGATCGAACTCCGGGCGTTGCCCGGTCAGCCCGGGGATTTCGTGGCGACGTTACCCTTCAATCGCGTCGGCCGGTTCGCCCTCCGCGTCGATAACGGCTCCGACCCCGCGACGCTCGAATACCGGGTGTCCCTGCCGCCGGACCACGAACTGGCACCGGGCGGCATGGCCGAAGACGACCTGCGGCGACTCGCCGAGGCGTCCGGCGGCAAGTTCTACCGCGAGGAGGATCTGCACACGATGCCGGGCAGCATCAAGCAGAAACTCGTCCCGTTCACCCAGCGCGACGAAATTCTGCTGTGGAACCGCTGGGCGCTCTTCTGGGTGATCGGACTGCTTTCGGCCGAATGGTTTCTCCGCAAATTCAACAGCCTGAGCTGA
- a CDS encoding TIGR02996 domain-containing protein translates to MTVAADFIVAIIDRPDDDLPRLVFADYLEEAGDIARAEFIRVQCELARLPVDHPDRGVVADRERELLAAHKNEWKVPGLRGKQEFRRGFVEVIKTTADWLLAAASQAFATTPVRELRVYNAGHDQIEALARLPGLERIEALDLSNGLGYGGALVAFFATARLTALRRLVMRNNILWPNVLEQLAAAPATRGLESLDLSGNPIGDAGAAVLAGAPAFAGLTELIVRSDELDFADCIHATGTEALARSRTLTRLRKLDLRGHYVGDAGLINLATSEFAQPLVELDLSNNDIGVLGERGFEELVGSAELLNLRQIALGGTRNQVSVLAARELAGWDRLGQLERVDLRGAQFGSGATEIVRESRWADRFVLD, encoded by the coding sequence ATGACCGTCGCAGCCGACTTCATCGTCGCCATCATCGACCGCCCGGACGACGACCTGCCGCGGCTCGTCTTCGCGGATTACCTGGAAGAAGCCGGCGACATCGCCCGGGCCGAGTTCATCCGCGTGCAGTGCGAACTCGCCCGGTTGCCTGTCGACCACCCGGACCGCGGGGTCGTAGCAGACCGCGAGCGTGAACTTCTCGCCGCACACAAGAACGAATGGAAGGTGCCGGGGCTACGCGGTAAGCAGGAGTTTCGCCGGGGCTTCGTCGAGGTCATCAAGACGACGGCCGACTGGCTACTGGCCGCGGCGTCCCAGGCGTTCGCGACGACGCCGGTTCGCGAGTTGCGCGTTTACAACGCCGGGCACGACCAGATCGAGGCGCTCGCCCGCCTGCCGGGGCTGGAGCGGATCGAGGCTCTCGACCTGTCGAACGGGCTCGGTTATGGCGGTGCCCTGGTCGCGTTCTTCGCGACCGCCCGCCTGACGGCCCTCCGCCGCCTGGTCATGCGCAACAATATTTTGTGGCCCAATGTTCTCGAACAACTCGCCGCCGCCCCGGCCACCCGCGGACTCGAATCGCTCGACCTGTCCGGGAACCCGATCGGCGATGCGGGGGCGGCCGTATTAGCCGGCGCGCCGGCATTCGCCGGGTTGACCGAATTGATCGTGCGAAGCGACGAACTCGATTTCGCCGACTGCATCCACGCGACCGGAACCGAAGCCCTCGCGCGGTCGCGAACGCTCACTCGCCTCCGAAAGCTCGACTTACGAGGGCATTACGTCGGCGACGCCGGGCTGATCAACCTGGCCACGTCCGAATTCGCGCAGCCGCTGGTGGAACTCGACTTATCGAACAACGACATCGGCGTACTCGGCGAGCGCGGGTTTGAAGAACTCGTGGGCTCAGCCGAACTTCTCAACCTCCGGCAAATCGCCCTGGGCGGCACACGGAATCAGGTGAGCGTTTTGGCAGCACGGGAATTGGCTGGGTGGGATCGCCTGGGGCAATTGGAGCGGGTCGATTTGCGCGGCGCTCAATTCGGAAGTGGCGCGACCGAGATCGTGAGAGAATCTCGGTGGGCCGATCGCTTCGTGTTGGATTGA
- the argC gene encoding N-acetyl-gamma-glutamyl-phosphate reductase encodes MGHAGKVKIAVLGGSGYTAVELIKILLRHPHAEIVAVTSRDAQPVSDYHPSLLGRLDLVCEPFDAAALKAKGVQVAFGCLPHGASMEAVAPLLDQGIRVVDLSADYRLRDPNLYAEWYGESHHDTKNLAHAVYGLPEIYGANVRDARLVANPGCYPQTGILGLAPLVAGKLIEQTGIIVNSLSGVSGAGRTPKLAYHFPECNESVTAYNVGKHRHTPEIEQALTHVGGSPVQVIFTPHLVPMDRGIFSTIYATPLRAVSEAEVLAQYREYYTGKPFVRVRTGLPSTKDSVGSNFIDLAVRVVRGKIIVLASEDNLIRGASGVAVQNFNLMHGFDERIGF; translated from the coding sequence ATGGGTCACGCGGGAAAGGTCAAAATCGCCGTCCTCGGCGGCTCGGGATACACGGCCGTCGAACTGATCAAAATTCTGCTGCGCCACCCGCACGCGGAAATCGTCGCGGTCACGTCGCGGGACGCCCAGCCGGTGTCCGACTACCACCCCAGCTTACTCGGCCGACTTGACCTCGTGTGTGAGCCCTTCGACGCAGCCGCGCTGAAGGCGAAGGGCGTGCAAGTCGCGTTCGGCTGTCTGCCGCACGGGGCGAGCATGGAAGCGGTCGCCCCGCTGCTGGACCAGGGAATCCGGGTCGTCGACCTGAGCGCGGATTACCGCCTCCGTGACCCGAACCTGTACGCTGAGTGGTACGGCGAGAGCCACCACGACACCAAGAACCTCGCCCACGCGGTTTACGGCCTGCCCGAGATTTACGGCGCGAACGTGCGGGACGCCCGACTGGTAGCGAACCCGGGGTGTTACCCGCAGACGGGTATTCTCGGCCTCGCACCGCTGGTCGCCGGCAAGTTGATCGAGCAAACCGGCATCATCGTCAACAGCCTGAGCGGCGTGTCCGGCGCGGGACGGACACCGAAACTCGCTTACCATTTCCCCGAATGCAACGAGAGCGTGACTGCTTACAACGTCGGCAAGCACCGGCACACGCCCGAGATCGAGCAGGCGCTGACGCACGTGGGCGGGTCGCCGGTCCAGGTCATCTTCACGCCCCACCTGGTGCCGATGGACCGCGGCATTTTCAGCACGATTTACGCCACGCCGCTCCGCGCCGTCAGCGAGGCCGAAGTCCTGGCCCAGTACCGCGAGTATTACACCGGCAAGCCGTTCGTCCGCGTCCGCACCGGCCTGCCGTCGACAAAGGACAGCGTGGGCTCGAACTTCATCGACCTCGCGGTGCGGGTCGTGCGCGGCAAAATCATCGTCCTCGCCAGCGAAGACAACCTGATCCGCGGCGCGAGCGGCGTCGCGGTGCAGAACTTCAACCTGATGCACGGCTTCGACGAGCGGATCGGGTTCTGA
- a CDS encoding amidase, with protein MEPLTITAAAPLVCAGTLSPVDLLDQCLARVDRYEARVRAWVHLDRDRARKEARDLTDELARGHYRGPLHGIPIGIKDIIDVYDMPTGCGSKLWANSYARRDATVVERLHRAGAIIMGKTVTTPYAFMDPPVTRNPWNLDRTPGGSSSGSAAAVACGMCLAALGTQTGGSITRPASYCGVYSLKPTYGRVSVNGVLPLAPSLDHVGVMANCVRDLAVVFQAMAGHDHLDSRSKRAAIPECVGAIDKMIGRLERGELEERSRPRFGFLGDFFEEQAAPEIQKFASRCERDLRTLAHARTSVKKHALFPGFADVTRNHRIKMAVEAARVHGERFRRHPEDYPPKITALVEEGLILSAAEYYEADCFEVSLYENFHTGAGIEIQLSPATTDLAPDPTTTGSPLFNSPWSYLGFPTVSVPLGWSQDGMPMALQFISGALDEEHLLESAAWVDHVFRLDGAYQPRALPL; from the coding sequence GTGGAACCGCTGACCATCACCGCCGCCGCCCCACTCGTCTGCGCGGGCACGCTCTCGCCGGTCGACCTGCTCGACCAGTGCCTCGCGCGCGTCGACAGGTATGAGGCCCGAGTCCGCGCGTGGGTTCACCTCGACCGCGACCGGGCCAGGAAGGAAGCCCGTGACCTTACGGACGAACTCGCCCGCGGCCACTACCGCGGGCCGCTGCACGGCATTCCCATCGGCATCAAGGACATCATCGACGTTTACGACATGCCGACCGGCTGCGGCTCGAAGCTCTGGGCCAACAGTTACGCCCGCCGGGACGCCACGGTCGTCGAGCGGTTGCACCGGGCTGGCGCGATCATCATGGGCAAGACGGTGACGACGCCTTATGCGTTCATGGACCCGCCGGTGACGCGCAACCCGTGGAACCTCGACCGCACGCCGGGCGGCAGCAGTTCCGGCTCGGCCGCCGCGGTGGCGTGCGGCATGTGCCTCGCGGCCCTCGGCACACAGACTGGCGGCTCGATCACCCGGCCGGCGAGCTACTGCGGCGTGTATAGTCTGAAACCGACCTACGGGCGGGTCAGCGTGAACGGCGTTCTGCCGCTGGCGCCGAGCCTGGATCACGTCGGGGTGATGGCTAACTGTGTGAGGGATCTGGCGGTCGTGTTTCAGGCGATGGCCGGTCACGATCATCTCGATTCAAGATCTAAACGTGCAGCTATCCCCGAGTGCGTGGGTGCGATCGACAAAATGATCGGTCGCCTGGAGCGGGGTGAATTAGAGGAACGATCCCGTCCGCGATTCGGTTTCCTGGGAGATTTCTTTGAAGAGCAAGCCGCGCCAGAAATCCAGAAGTTTGCATCTCGTTGTGAAAGAGATTTAAGGACGCTCGCTCACGCGCGGACGTCGGTGAAGAAGCACGCACTCTTTCCTGGATTTGCCGACGTGACTCGAAACCACCGTATCAAAATGGCGGTGGAGGCCGCACGCGTTCACGGGGAGCGGTTCCGCCGCCACCCGGAAGATTATCCACCAAAGATTACTGCACTCGTCGAGGAAGGATTGATCCTCTCGGCCGCCGAATACTACGAAGCCGATTGCTTTGAGGTTTCCCTTTACGAAAACTTCCACACCGGAGCCGGAATTGAAATACAACTCTCGCCGGCCACGACGGACTTGGCTCCCGATCCCACAACGACCGGTTCCCCGCTGTTCAACTCTCCGTGGAGCTACCTGGGATTTCCCACTGTTTCCGTCCCCCTCGGGTGGTCGCAAGACGGTATGCCGATGGCGCTGCAATTCATCTCAGGTGCCCTGGATGAAGAACATCTGTTAGAGAGTGCCGCGTGGGTCGATCACGTTTTTCGACTCGATGGCGCGTATCAACCGCGAGCGCTTCCGCTGTAA
- a CDS encoding BatA domain-containing protein, with amino-acid sequence MSFLAPLMLLGATAVTIPVVLHFFYKTRYRKLPWGAMRFLKQSIEQTSRRLKFQEYILLALRCLCLLLLAGALARPSCTTFHTGGRGESVDAVFVFDTSFSMGARDGEVTRLDRAKQAAQTIIDNLPPNSTVQIYASADRSSFLGPVTPGNLDQARQVVQTIELTSQAGDALPGLAEAYAALDRGAGSNKEVYLFTDLQKTGWDQQAAAVRAKAAEIKQRATLVVVRCGSQDRPINNVAIVDITYPGGIPHTGSRLPVTVLLKNTGKNPVRNLSVTLDVDGKHGDKESNTVDEIPPGQTFPAQLTAKLDTAGAVLLTAKVTQDDLPGDNQLDRLIPVRDRIRVLVVDGAPDPRDPKQSAGHFLRNALLPVPANQIDDYFVKVTVVPVEEAGPGLLGVNDIVFLCNVAASPADRPGVPGLSAEFVERLGTFVKDGGSLVIGTGDNFVASRYNAILGSGGAHLLPFDVEEVVGTLPETPSHPAPDTADPASYLARFRDDPFRTASANVDVFRFVGINDADKPNGRVLMRLSYQKPWITSRNVGDGEVVFVSTSLDASWTNWCANSGSYVSFVQLTLSYLTGKATRGVNVVAGGPLVWHPVEARHGFEIVRPDGKRVKLGKATGGDGGAKLTVNYADTGVAGLYHMGVEGEDPPIGPRFAVVPDLRESDNLDSLNDAEAEQVIGFKPVLVLAGVDGDNALTSERNRREWTIWVLLGLFFVACGEAGWAWVCGRAW; translated from the coding sequence ATGAGTTTCCTCGCCCCATTAATGTTGCTCGGCGCGACGGCGGTAACGATCCCGGTCGTCTTGCACTTCTTTTACAAGACGCGCTACCGCAAGCTCCCGTGGGGCGCAATGCGCTTCCTCAAGCAGAGCATCGAGCAAACGAGCCGGCGGCTCAAGTTCCAGGAATACATCCTGCTCGCGTTACGGTGCCTCTGCCTCCTGCTACTTGCAGGCGCGCTCGCGCGACCGTCGTGTACCACGTTCCACACGGGCGGGCGGGGAGAAAGCGTCGACGCCGTGTTCGTGTTCGACACGTCGTTCAGCATGGGCGCGCGGGACGGCGAGGTGACCCGGCTGGACCGGGCGAAGCAGGCCGCCCAGACGATCATCGACAACTTACCGCCCAACTCGACCGTGCAGATTTACGCCAGCGCGGACCGCTCGTCGTTCCTCGGGCCGGTGACACCAGGGAACCTGGATCAGGCGCGGCAGGTGGTGCAGACCATCGAACTGACGAGCCAGGCCGGGGACGCACTGCCCGGGTTGGCCGAGGCATACGCCGCGCTCGACCGCGGGGCCGGCTCGAACAAGGAAGTCTACCTCTTCACCGACCTGCAAAAGACCGGATGGGACCAGCAGGCCGCCGCCGTCCGCGCGAAGGCGGCCGAGATCAAACAACGGGCCACCCTCGTGGTCGTGCGGTGCGGCAGCCAGGACCGTCCCATCAACAACGTCGCCATCGTCGATATCACCTACCCCGGCGGCATTCCGCACACCGGCAGCCGGCTCCCGGTCACGGTGTTGCTCAAGAACACGGGCAAGAACCCCGTCCGCAACCTGTCCGTGACACTCGACGTCGACGGGAAGCACGGGGACAAGGAATCGAACACGGTCGATGAAATCCCGCCGGGCCAGACGTTCCCCGCCCAATTGACGGCAAAACTCGACACGGCTGGGGCCGTCCTACTCACGGCCAAAGTGACCCAGGACGACCTGCCGGGGGACAACCAACTCGACCGGCTAATCCCCGTTCGCGACCGCATCCGCGTCCTGGTGGTCGACGGTGCGCCGGACCCCCGCGACCCGAAACAGTCCGCGGGCCACTTCCTCCGCAACGCGCTTTTGCCAGTCCCGGCGAACCAAATCGACGATTACTTCGTCAAAGTGACCGTGGTCCCGGTCGAGGAAGCCGGCCCCGGGCTGCTCGGGGTGAACGACATCGTTTTCCTGTGCAACGTTGCCGCGTCCCCCGCGGACCGCCCCGGCGTCCCCGGTTTGTCGGCAGAATTCGTCGAACGGCTGGGAACGTTTGTGAAAGACGGGGGCAGCCTGGTGATCGGCACTGGCGACAACTTTGTGGCTTCCCGGTACAACGCGATCCTCGGATCGGGCGGAGCCCATTTGCTCCCGTTCGACGTGGAAGAAGTCGTGGGCACTCTGCCCGAAACACCGTCCCACCCGGCCCCAGACACCGCCGACCCCGCTTCCTACCTGGCCCGCTTCCGCGACGACCCGTTCCGCACGGCGTCCGCGAACGTCGACGTGTTTCGTTTCGTCGGGATCAACGACGCCGACAAACCGAACGGCCGGGTTTTGATGCGGCTCTCGTATCAGAAGCCGTGGATCACTTCCCGAAACGTGGGCGACGGAGAAGTCGTGTTCGTGAGTACGTCGCTGGACGCGTCGTGGACGAACTGGTGTGCCAACTCGGGTTCCTACGTGTCGTTCGTGCAACTCACGCTCTCGTATCTCACGGGGAAGGCAACGCGGGGCGTGAACGTCGTGGCCGGCGGGCCGCTCGTCTGGCACCCGGTCGAGGCGCGTCACGGATTCGAGATCGTGCGGCCGGACGGCAAGCGGGTCAAGCTCGGGAAGGCCACGGGCGGCGACGGCGGGGCCAAGCTGACTGTAAACTATGCGGATACGGGTGTCGCCGGGCTCTATCACATGGGGGTCGAGGGCGAAGACCCGCCCATCGGCCCGCGGTTCGCGGTCGTGCCGGACCTGAGAGAGTCGGACAACCTGGACAGTCTGAACGACGCCGAGGCCGAACAGGTGATCGGCTTCAAGCCCGTCCTGGTCCTCGCGGGCGTGGACGGCGACAACGCGCTGACGAGTGAACGCAACCGCCGCGAGTGGACGATCTGGGTGCTACTCGGGCTGTTCTTCGTCGCGTGCGGAGAGGCCGGATGGGCCTGGGTGTGCGGCCGGGCGTGGTAG
- a CDS encoding AAA family ATPase, giving the protein MSSAGTNDVEMVAKLRDAHKRLRNEIGKVIIGQEEVLDQLLMAIFCRSHALLMGVPGLAKTLMVSTLAQALDMSFKRIQFTPDLMPSDITGSEVIQDDPATRQRMFKFLPGPLFANIVLADEINRTPPKTQAALLESMQERKASIGGQDYPMRNPFFVLATQNPIEQEGTYPLPEAQLDRFLFLIKVDYPTDAEEDLIMRAGTSDRTNAVTPVLNGDDIIALQHVVRRVPVSDKVFSFAKRITRSSRPNTPDAADFSSKWLTWGAGPRASMNLILAAKAHALLRGSNHVAGDDVVAVALPILRHRLILNFAALSEGVTVEEVVKRLLKEAARAVAA; this is encoded by the coding sequence ATGTCCTCGGCCGGTACGAACGACGTCGAAATGGTCGCCAAACTGCGCGACGCACACAAACGACTCCGCAACGAAATTGGAAAAGTCATCATCGGTCAGGAGGAAGTCCTCGATCAGCTGCTCATGGCGATCTTCTGCCGGAGCCACGCGTTGCTGATGGGCGTGCCCGGGTTGGCCAAGACTCTCATGGTGAGTACGTTGGCCCAGGCGCTCGACATGAGCTTCAAGCGAATTCAATTCACGCCCGACCTGATGCCGTCGGATATCACCGGCTCGGAAGTTATTCAGGACGACCCGGCCACCCGGCAGCGGATGTTCAAGTTCCTGCCTGGACCGCTCTTCGCGAACATCGTTCTCGCCGACGAAATCAACCGGACGCCGCCGAAGACTCAGGCCGCCCTCCTCGAATCCATGCAGGAGCGGAAGGCGTCGATCGGCGGCCAAGATTACCCGATGCGGAACCCGTTCTTCGTACTCGCGACGCAGAACCCGATCGAACAGGAAGGGACGTACCCACTCCCGGAAGCCCAACTCGACCGGTTCCTCTTCCTGATTAAGGTCGATTACCCGACCGACGCCGAAGAAGACCTGATCATGCGCGCCGGCACGTCCGACCGGACGAACGCGGTCACGCCGGTGCTGAATGGCGACGACATCATCGCTTTGCAACACGTCGTTCGCCGCGTGCCGGTGTCGGACAAGGTGTTCTCGTTCGCGAAGCGCATCACGCGGTCGAGCCGGCCGAACACGCCGGACGCAGCCGATTTCTCTTCCAAGTGGCTGACATGGGGTGCCGGCCCTCGGGCCAGCATGAATCTGATCCTCGCGGCCAAGGCCCACGCCTTGCTCCGTGGGAGCAATCACGTCGCGGGGGACGATGTCGTTGCCGTCGCCCTGCCGATCCTTCGCCACCGGCTGATTCTAAACTTCGCTGCCTTGAGCGAAGGCGTCACGGTCGAGGAAGTCGTCAAGCGGCTCCTCAAGGAGGCGGCCAGAGCCGTCGCCGCCTGA